In one window of Nitrospirota bacterium DNA:
- the mtgA gene encoding monofunctional biosynthetic peptidoglycan transglycosylase, whose protein sequence is MKNLKFIAITFIALLLLSIIYYLFFPDVSKLKKDNPTKTSFMKYREREWQEKGKKRKINQVWVSFSRISSYLVKAVLIAEDDKFWRHEGFDFEAIEKAIKKDIKQKKFKFGGSTISQQLAKNLYLSPSKNPARKIKEAVLTWRIEKTLSKRRILELYLNVAEWGDGVFGIEAASLHYYGKSASDLNPEEAALLASVLPNPRKYSPVKESQYVANRSKIIYNIMVKRGIVEPEYEEELEPSYEELY, encoded by the coding sequence ATGAAAAACTTAAAATTTATTGCAATAACTTTCATTGCCTTACTGCTTCTAAGTATAATTTACTATCTCTTCTTCCCCGATGTTTCAAAACTTAAAAAAGACAATCCCACAAAAACATCTTTCATGAAATATCGTGAAAGAGAATGGCAGGAAAAAGGAAAGAAGAGAAAAATAAATCAGGTCTGGGTCTCGTTTTCACGCATATCATCATATCTTGTAAAGGCCGTCTTAATTGCAGAAGACGATAAATTCTGGAGGCACGAGGGCTTTGACTTTGAGGCCATTGAAAAAGCAATTAAAAAAGACATAAAGCAAAAAAAATTCAAATTCGGCGGAAGCACCATAAGCCAGCAGCTTGCAAAAAATCTCTATCTCTCTCCGTCTAAAAATCCAGCAAGAAAAATTAAAGAAGCTGTTCTTACATGGAGAATTGAAAAAACACTTTCCAAAAGAAGAATCCTTGAACTTTACCTTAATGTTGCTGAATGGGGTGACGGGGTCTTCGGCATAGAAGCCGCATCACTTCATTATTACGGAAAATCCGCATCGGACCTGAATCCCGAAGAAGCGGCACTTCTTGCATCAGTGCTTCCGAATCCAAGAAAATACAGCCCCGTCAAAGAGTCGCAATATGTGGCAAACCGCTCAAAAATTATTTACAACATAATGGTAAAGAGGGGAATTGTTGAGCCGGAGTATGAGGAAGAATTAGAGCCTTCGTACGAAGAGTTATACTAA
- a CDS encoding phosphoglucosamine mutase — MKCRKDEKIRGKKLFGTDGIRGKANYPPMTGEIAFKVGRAAAYVLKQKHGRDMILIGKDTRLSGYMLESALTSGICSMGVNVVLVGPMPTPGIAFVTRSLRVDAGIVISASHNSYDDNGIKFFSSDGFKLPDSVEKEIEEAVFSNTLEDIRPTGAGIGKAHRVDDAAGRYIEYVKASFPKGKTLEGIKIVVDCANGSTYKITPPVLRELGAQVIAINDKPDGLNINAGCGSTHPGAMQKAVLENNADIGIAHDGDGDRVIFCDEKGELVDGDKIMGICAVDMHREGRLGGNTVVATVMSNLGFEKFLNKKGIGLIRTTVGDRYVVEAMLKGGYNLGGEQSGHIIFMDYNTTGDGAITALQLLAIMCKSRKTFSKLASAIPIYPQILINVPVIKPRKIEDFPKVVTAIKKAEKQLAGGRILVRPSGTEPKIRIMAEGDDMKEITAVVEALAEVIKTNMA, encoded by the coding sequence ATGAAGTGCCGGAAGGATGAAAAAATCAGGGGCAAAAAACTATTCGGGACAGACGGCATAAGAGGCAAGGCTAATTATCCTCCGATGACAGGCGAGATTGCATTTAAGGTCGGCAGGGCTGCGGCTTATGTCCTTAAGCAGAAACACGGCAGGGATATGATTCTTATCGGCAAGGATACAAGGCTTTCAGGTTATATGCTTGAGAGCGCGCTTACTTCGGGTATATGTTCAATGGGTGTAAATGTAGTCCTCGTAGGCCCCATGCCGACTCCGGGCATTGCCTTTGTGACGCGGAGTCTGAGGGTGGATGCGGGAATTGTAATCTCTGCATCCCATAACTCATATGACGATAATGGGATAAAGTTTTTTTCTTCTGACGGCTTTAAGCTTCCTGACAGCGTTGAGAAGGAGATAGAGGAAGCAGTGTTTTCAAATACGCTTGAAGATATCAGGCCCACAGGCGCAGGCATTGGCAAGGCGCACAGGGTGGACGATGCGGCGGGCAGATACATTGAATATGTCAAAGCCTCTTTCCCTAAGGGCAAGACGCTTGAAGGAATAAAGATTGTGGTTGATTGCGCCAACGGTTCAACGTACAAAATTACTCCCCCGGTGCTCAGGGAATTAGGCGCGCAGGTTATTGCAATTAATGACAAACCTGACGGATTGAATATTAATGCAGGGTGCGGTTCAACACATCCCGGGGCCATGCAGAAAGCGGTATTGGAAAATAATGCGGATATCGGCATTGCTCATGACGGAGACGGCGACAGGGTGATTTTCTGCGATGAAAAGGGCGAATTAGTTGACGGCGATAAGATAATGGGCATATGCGCCGTTGACATGCATAGAGAAGGTAGGCTCGGAGGGAATACGGTAGTGGCAACAGTTATGAGCAACTTAGGGTTTGAAAAGTTTTTAAATAAAAAAGGCATAGGCCTTATCAGAACTACTGTTGGAGACAGGTATGTTGTTGAGGCAATGCTCAAGGGGGGTTACAACCTCGGCGGTGAGCAGTCCGGACATATTATTTTCATGGATTACAATACTACAGGAGACGGTGCAATAACAGCGCTTCAGTTGCTTGCAATTATGTGCAAGAGCAGAAAAACTTTTTCCAAGCTTGCATCCGCCATTCCGATTTATCCGCAGATACTTATAAATGTACCGGTGATAAAACCCAGAAAGATTGAAGATTTCCCAAAGGTCGTAACTGCAATAAAAAAAGCCGAGAAACAGCTTGCCGGCGGAAGGATTCTGGTGAGGCCCTCGGGTACCGAGCCTAAGATACGGATAATGGCTGAGGGAGATGATATGAAGGAAATTACAGCGGTGGTTGAGGCGCTGGCTGAGGTCATAAAGACAAATATGGCGTGA
- a CDS encoding YbbR-like domain-containing protein has translation MKNKISFITANPLLKLISFALAVALWFFVVSKGRSGIIMDVPLGFKNLPPGLEFVETAKTVSLTIEGQERLLKNLKQDNISVAIDLKNAKKGETNFLIAGDDIRLPKSLVVTKISPQKVKLTIEEKLKKSVPVKPVITGLPAEGFAVKKIEVEPRTIEIEGPVNSVAKVYSVKTEPVDISDVTEDFHYTVYLNITRKNVRSDVSEVKVNIYVRRIR, from the coding sequence ATGAAAAATAAAATTAGTTTTATAACGGCAAATCCCCTTTTGAAGCTGATTTCATTTGCATTGGCGGTTGCGCTCTGGTTTTTTGTTGTCTCAAAAGGGCGTTCCGGGATTATTATGGATGTTCCCTTAGGTTTCAAAAATTTACCTCCCGGACTGGAATTCGTAGAGACTGCCAAGACAGTAAGCCTTACGATAGAAGGGCAGGAGAGACTTTTAAAGAATTTGAAACAGGATAACATAAGCGTTGCCATAGACCTCAAAAACGCTAAAAAGGGAGAGACGAATTTTTTGATTGCGGGAGATGATATCCGCCTGCCCAAAAGCCTTGTTGTCACAAAAATTTCTCCGCAGAAAGTAAAATTAACGATTGAGGAGAAACTGAAGAAGAGTGTTCCGGTAAAACCCGTAATTACAGGCCTGCCGGCAGAGGGGTTTGCGGTTAAGAAAATAGAAGTGGAACCCAGGACTATTGAGATAGAAGGGCCGGTCAACAGCGTTGCAAAAGTCTATTCCGTTAAGACAGAGCCCGTGGATATTTCGGATGTTACCGAGGATTTTCATTATACTGTCTATTTAAACATAACCCGAAAAAACGTCAGGTCTGATGTTTCAGAGGTTAAAGTGAATATATATGTAAGGAGGATAAGGTAA